In Cinclus cinclus chromosome 33, bCinCin1.1, whole genome shotgun sequence, the genomic window TAAATCCCTGGGGTTTGGGGTAAATCCATGGGGTTTGGGGTAAATCCATGGGGGTTTGGGATAAATCCCTGGGGTTTGGGGTAAATCCATGGGGTTTGGGATAAATCCCTGGGGTTTGGGTAAATCCATGGGGTTTGGGGTAAATCCCTGGGGTTTGGGGTAAATCCATGGGGTTTGGGGTAAATCCCTGGGGTTTGGGGTAAATCCCTGGGGTTTGGGTAAATCCATGGGGTTTGGGTAAATCCATGGGGTTTGGGGTAAATCCCTGGGGTTTGGGGTAAATCCATGGGGTTTGGGGTAAATCCATGGGGTTTGGGTAAATCCCTGGGGTTTGGGGTAAATCCCTGGGGTTTGGGATAAATCCCTGGGGTTTGGGGTAAATCCCTGGGGTTTGGGTAAATCCCTGGGGTTTGGGTAAATCCATGGGGTTTGGGGTAAATCCATGGGGTTTGGGTAAATCTCTGGGGTTTGGGTAAATCCATGGGGTTTGGGTAAATCCCTGGGGTTTGGGGTAAATCCCTGGGGTTTGGGTAAATCCATGGGGTTTTGGGTAAATCCATGGGGTTTGGGATAAATCCATGGGTTTGGGTAAATCCATGGGGTTTGGGTAAATCCATGGGGTTTGGGTAAATCCCTGGGGTTTGGGATAAATCCATGGGGTTTGGGTAAATCCATGGGGGTTTGGGTAAATCCATGGGGTTTGGGTAAATCCCTGGTTTTTGGGAAGGAGCCAGCCTGGGGCTCACCCGCTGTTCCCGGCCGGAACCGCGATGAACATCCGGGTGAAAGCACGAACGGAATCCCGGGATTTGCCATCCactgtgggagggagagaaaacgggggagaaaaagagagaaaatgaggaaaaaaaaatggaggggaagaaaagagggggaatatgagggggaaaatgaggggggaggggggaagaggggaaaaaaaagaggaaaaagaggaggaaaaagagggaaaatagaggagaaaaagaggggaaaagagggggggaaagagggaaaaaggaaaagaagagtgGGAACTCGCCTTCCTTGAAGATGCCGTGCACGGTGAAGCAGAGCAGCGTGTTCTGCAACGGAGAATtgagggagcagagctcagggcaggAATTCCCGCCGGAATTCCCGGATTTCCCTGCCAGAATTTCTGAATTTCCCGCCGGAATTTCCAGATTTTCCAGTGAAATTCCAGATTTCCCAGCGGAATTCCCTGATTTCCCGCCGGAATTTCCCGGATTTCCTGGTggatttcctgctggaattctcagatttcctgctggaattccCTGATTTCCTGCCGGAATTCCCGGATTTCCTGCCAGAACTCCCAGATTTCCAGGCAGAactcccagatttcccagcagaattcccagatttccaggCAGAACTCCCAGATTTCCAGGCAGAATTCCAGATTTCCAGGCAGAACTCCCAGATTTCCAGGCAGAactcccagatttcccagcagaattcccagatttcccagcagaattcccagatttccaggCAGAACTCCCAGATTTCCatgcagaattcccagatttccaggCAGAactcccagatttcccagcagaattcccagatttcccagcagaactcccagatttcccagcagaattcccggatttcccagcagaactccagatttcccagcagaaCTCCAGATTTCCAGGCAGAATTCCCGGATTTCCCAGCAGAACTCCCAGATTTCCaggcagaattcccagatttcccagcagaaCTCCCAGATttccagcagaattcccagatttcccggcagaactcccagatttcccagcagaaCTCCCGGATTTCCCAGCAGAACTCCCGGATTtcccagcagaattcccagatttcccagcagaactcccagatttcccagcagaaCTCCCGGATTTCCCAGCAGAATTCCCGGATTTCCAGCAGAATTCCGGATTTCCCAGCAGAactcccagatttcccagcagaattcccagatttcccagcagaaCTCCCGGATTTCCCGGCAGAACTCCGGATTTCCCGGCAGAactcccagatttcccggcagaattcccagatttcccagcagaactcccagatttcccagcagaaTTCCCGGATTTCCCGGCAGAactcccagatttcccggcagaattcccagatttcccagcagaactccagatttcccagcagaattcccggatttcccagcagaactcccagatttcccagcagaaTTCCCGGATTTCCCGGCAGAACTCCTGGATTTCCCAGCAGAATTCCCGGATTtcccagcagaattcccagatttcccagcagaattcccagatttccaggCAGAactcccagatttcccagcagaattcccagatttccaggCAGAACTCCCAGATTTCCAGCAGAACTCCCGGATTTCCCAGCAGAACTCCCGGATTTCCAGCAGAGTTCCCAGATTTCCGGCAGAACTCCCGGATTTCCCAGCAGAactcccagatttcccggcaGAATTCCTGGATTTCCCAGCAGAactcccagatttcccagcagaaTTCCCGGATTTCCCAGCAGAACTCCCGGATTTCCCAGCAGAATTCCCGGATTTCCCAGCAGAACTccagatttcccagcagaactcccagatttcccagcagaattcccagatttcccagcagaactcccagatttcccagcagaattcccagatttcccagcagaactcccagatttcccagcagaattcccggatttcccagcagaattcccagatttcccagcagaaCTCCCAGATTTCCaggcagaattcccagatttcccagcagaaCTCCCGGATTTCCCAGCAGAACTCCCGGATTtcccagcagaattcccagatttcccagcagaaCTCCCAGATTTCCAGGCAGAACTCCCGGATTTCCCAGCAGAactcccagatttcccggcaGAACTCCCAGATTTNNNNNNNNNNNNNNNNNNNNNNNNNNNNNNNNNNNNNNNNNNNNNNNNNNNNNNNNNNNNNNNNNNNNNNNNNNNNNNNNNNNNNNNNNNNNNNNNNNNNNNNNNNNNNNNNNNNNNNNNNNNNNNNNNNNNNNNNNNNNNNNNNNNNNNNNNNNNNNNNNNNNNNNNNNNNNNNNNNNNNNNNNNNNNNNNNNNNNNNNcagtggggtttgggggggatgcagaggggtttgggggggatacagtggggtttgggggggatacagtggggtttggggggatgcagaggggtttgggggggatgcagaggggtttgggggggatgcagaggggtttgggggatgcagtggggtttggggggatgcagaggggtttgggggggatgcagaggggtttgggggggatgcagaggggtttgggggggatacagtggggtttgggggatacagtggggtttggggggatgcagtggggtttgggggggatacagtggggtttgggggtgaagggaatggggtttggggggaatAAAATGGGGTTTGAAACCACAATGGGGTTCGGTGTGAATAACACCAGGGAACGTCAGTGAAAAAATGCctgtggattttggggaaaaaaatcggTTTTGGGGTAAAAAACATCCtaggatttgggggaaaaaatgctggggatttgggggaaatcaTGGCAAGAATGAAAGTGGGAAATCCAAATCACGGGAAACAAGTAAAATTGaacgaggaaaaaaaaaacaaaattcaaatcTGGGTGATTTGGGGGTAGAAAAATCCACCCAATTTGGGGTGAGAAAATCCATGAACTTCTGGAGCAAAGCCCAGATTTTGTGGGGAAAAACCCCAGGACACTGGGAGCAAAGaaaaccccctccccccccagcgTGATTTTGGGGGACACAAGCCTTGCCTGCCAAGTTTTGGAATCCTGGGAAATCCTGGCAGCAAAacctgctgggatttgggattggggggagCAAAGTGTgacaggggatggggacaggggacaggggacactcaCAGTGTCTGCATGTTGGCCTTGGTCAGCTCGAAGGCCCAGTCCAGGGTGGACGGCTCCAGGCCGGACACGCGGCGGCACTCGATGGACACGTTCAGGCtgtgggacaggacagggggacGCGGTGGTGACACCACCAGGGATACTGGGAACAAccctgggggacactgggaatgtgGAAGAGGTACCAGGAATGgctttggggacactgggactggcCCTGGGGACGCCAGGAACACTCTGGGGACACCCAAAGCAGCCTCAGCGACACCGGGAACGTTCTAGGGACACCCAGAgtggccttggggacactgggaagaCTCTGGGGACACCCAAAGCAGCCTCAGGGACACCAGGAATGGCCTCAGGAAGCCCAGGAACACTCTGGGGACACCGGGAACGGCCTGAGGAAGACTTGGGACACTCTGGGGAAACTGGGAATGGCTTCAGGAACCCAAGGAACAGTCAGGGGACACCGGGAACGGCCTGAGGAAGCCTGGGGACCCTCTGGGGACACGCTGAGCACCGGCACTCACCCGTTCCTGTCGTACTTTTTGAACACCGGGAAGGCCTCGAGGGGATCTTGGAGCTGGAAGAGACCAAAGAGCGGCCGAGCGCCAGCGGGGTCGTGGGGTTTTCACCGATTCCAGGCTTTTTCTCCCCGTTTTTGTTTGCCACACTCACTTTGTTGGCGGCCTCGACCTTGGCGCAGACGGCGGCCATGGCCGCGCGCTCCTCCAGCCGCCGCTGCTTCTTCTCCTTGGCTTTGCTCGACTTCCTCTGGGGTAAGAATGCACCAAAACCCCGGGAACTCGCACCAAATCCCAGCCGTTCCCACCGGCGGCAAAGCTCTGCCCGCCGGCAATCCCAAAAGTCCTGCCCCAAATAATTAACAGCCATCCAGTCGTCAGCGCGGAGCTGGAGGTGAGGAGAGGGGTAGTCCCAAAAATCTTTGGGGAAAAGGGGTTTTGGGGATAAAATCAACGTTAAATTTTTAGTACCGCCGTGGGAGTGTTGATGCTGAGGTGATCTGGTTTGAAGGGTTCTGCCCCAAAATCTTGGGGGTCTTAGGGTGGGAGAAGGAGCAGCCACATGGAATTGTTACTTTGGAGTGATATCCCCAAGTTTGAGGAGTCTGGCACTAAAAATCAGGAGAATTTTACCCGACGTGAAggatcctgctgggatccctcCAAAACTCCACTCCAAGTGGGACAGGGATTCCTGAGCTTCAGCTCCACCAAAGCGGAACGAAGCGCACCCAAAAGCAGAGATTTGAGAGCAAAAGCagtgggctggggagggggacagCGTGAGTGTCCCTCAAAAACACACCTGGCAGTGGGcttggggggaatttgggtgttttggggggttggagcagccaccacctgctgctggctgggatggggatgccAAAAAATCTCCACTTTagggtgatttttggggggagaaCATGGGAATTTCCCAGAAGTTGGGGTTCATGGATGGATGGGGACATCATGTGAGGTGTCCGGGGGAGAACAGACCCAAATCCATCTCAgagacccccaaatcccccctcagAGACCCTCCAATCCTCATCAGCTCCACACAGCTCCGAGATCCCCAAATTGTCCAAAACGGCCCCAAACCCACTCAGGGAGCCTCAAATCCACGCAGAAGAGCCCACAATTCACCGTGGGAACCTCAGATTCTAGTGAAAGGTTCTGAAACCCTCACAGAAGCCCCGATAGTCCCTGAACATCCCAAATTTCCTCACACCAGCATCCAGACCCCTCGCAGAGCCACAAGCATCCTCCTAGGAGCCCCAAAGGACCTCAgacaaccccaaaacctcccggAAGTCCCAAACCTCCGCATAGgagctcccagttccctcacAGAGCTCCAAACCCAAGGAAAGGTCCCAAATCTAATCCCTGCATCACCCCAAAGAGCCTTCCCATCCTCTGAGACGGTCCCAAATTCCCTCACAGAGTCTCCGTAAGGCCGCGCggcgaccccccccccccaccctctgAGACGACCCTAAATTCCCTGGCAGAACTCCCGTATCCCCTCGCGGCGATCCTCCGCCCGTTCAGGCGGCCCCAAATCCGCTCAGCGGCGCCTCGCAGGCCCCACCCCCGCCCTCTTTCCCCTCAGGCCGAGCCCCCCCCCCGGCTCGGCGCGGCCTCGCTCACCCCCATAATGGCGGCGGCTCCTCACggcgcggggggcgcggggggtcTGAGGGGGCGCGCGCGGGGGGCGCGCTATTtataaggggggggggggcgggaggGGGCGGAGCGCGAAGCGCGCGAGCCGGCGGCCGGCTGCCAGTGCGCAGGCGCGGAGAGGAAAGGGGCGGGGCGAGAGGGGAGGCGGCGCGGGCAGGGCTGCCGCGCCTGCGCGAAAGGGGAGCGGGATGGGCGGGGGAGCGGGCGCgtggcggcggcgcggggcgcgAAGGCGGCTCGGTGCTGATTGGCTGAGAGCGGAGGGGGCGGGACCGCGTGGGGCCACGCCCAGTGCGCTGAGGGGAGAGGGGCCGCCATTGTGGGACCGGGGGTCACGGAGATCCCGGTACGACCCGAAACTGTCACAGGAGATCCCGGTACGGCCCGAAACCGGCACAAGAGATCCTGGTACAACCCCATAGGTCCCGGGATGGCCCTAACCTTGCACAACAGAGCCTGCTacagccccacagcccccagTATGAACTGACAGGCTCCAGTTTGCCCCATAGCTCTCAGCCCACCCCATAATCCTGCCCCATAACCCAGCCCCCAGCCTGGTCCCATGGTCCTTGTGCTGCCTCATATCTTGGCCCCACGGCCCTGACTCAGAGTCCCTGGGCTACCCCAGAGCCCTGCCCCATAGCCCCGATCCAGCCCCACACCTTCCCGCAGTGGGGTCACCCCACAGGACCCAGCGCAGCACCCCCCGATGGAAGTGGGGGTCTCGGGGGCTGTGGGGAAACCGCAGGACGTGTGATGGAGGGTGGGGATCCCCacggctcccccagccccacacgGGGACAGGCCCcactcccacagcagccccctGACCCTCCCCAGCCCCTTTATCCGCCCGCTGCCCTCCCTTTGCTCCCCTGCCTCCCCCCCAGGCCGTggctcccagccccgctccccgctcggccccggcccccccgagccccccgagGCGGCGCGGAGGGGTACGAGGGGCGGGGGGGCCGTGCTGAGGCCGCGGGAGCTGGAACTACTTCGGCACCGGGAGGCGGCGGCAGCGGCCGGCGGAGCTTTGTGCGGGCTCGGCACCCCCGGCACGGCCCCCCCGGGCCGCGACCCCCTCCCCTAAAAATCGCCGGGCTTCAGCCCCGCTCACCGGCTGCtcctcctttttattatttttttttttttttcctggggggGAGGGTCCCTACCGTCCGACGCGCCTCCTCCCTAAACCTCCCTAAATTCCCACGCCCCCTCCCCTAAAAAAAAGCCCCGCGCTCGGGTTAAAGTTTGGCGGGGGGTGCCGGGCCGAGCCCCTCCCCCGCGGGGCCGTGCGGGGGGTTCCCCGCGCCGCCCCCCGGGCGATGCCGTCGGTGATGGAGAAGCCCTCGGGGATCCTGTCCCGCAGCCGGGCCAAGGcggggggcggcgcggggcccCCCCACTCCGAGGACGAGGCCAGCGAGGACGAGCACGCCCACGGTGAGtgaccccctccccaaaaaaacgTAACACAAACCCCGCACCTGCGTTACCacctaccccccccccccgaccccaGGACATCCCCGGTGCGcgtccccccctcccccaaacccACGCGATGTCGGGGACCCCCCGTCGGCCCCACGtgtttattttggggggggggggggaggaggacaGCGCTCACGtcatccccctcccccccctccccgtgGGGTTCGTGTGGGtgggggggacacacggggacatgggggggaACAAAGCCCCGTCCCCATTGTCCCCGGCCGCCCGCGTGTGCGCGGCCGCAGCTTTGTTCGCCGGCGGGGAGGGGGCTCGGCCGCggggacacccccccccccagctcgCAGCCACCGGGGGGGAGGGCGGTGCGGACCCCCCCGGTAATGCCCGGCCCCCCCGTGCCCCCCTCCCTCCGCACAGACAGCATGATCCGGGTGGGAGCCGACTACCAGGCAGTGATTCCCGACTGCAAACCAGGTACAgcggggtggggagggggtgagGGGGACGGGTCGGGGGGTGTCCCTCCCTCCGTGTgaccccctgtgccccccccccAGAGAGCCCCGCCCGCTACAGCAACAAGGAGCTGAAGGGGATGCTGGTGTGGGCCCCCAACCACTGCGTGTCCGACGCCAAACGTGAGCCCCCCACGGCATCGGGGCGTCCCTCCCTGGGAGGGGGTGTTCGGGGTggtgcccccctccccccccgggCCCCGCTCTAGCCCCCCAGCCTCCCCTTTGACCCCCCCAGCCTCCCCTCGATGCCCCCCAAGCCCCTCCTTTTCACCCCCAGaatctccccttccccccccaaatcccccccttACCCTCTCCGAACGCCCCTTGCGCCCCCTTtaccccccaaacccccccggACCCCCGACCCCTCTCCCCCAGTGGACAGGTACATCGCCATGGCCAAGGACAAGCACGGCTACAACATCGAGCAGGTACCGAGCCCCCACACCCCCAGACCCTGCCGGGGCACCCCCAGGTTCCCTCGTGAccccccccccgtgcccctggccaggctctggggatgctgctgtggCACAAACACGACGTGGAGAAGTCCTTGGCCGACCTGGCCAACTTCACGCCCTTCCCGGACGAGTGGACGGTGGAGGACAAGGTTCTGTTCGAGCAGGCCTTCAGCTTCCACGGCAAGAGCTTCGCCCGCATCCAGCAGATGGTGAGACCCCCAAAATCCggcccccaaaaccccccctCCCGGGTGGGGGCACCACGGATCAgcctctccccccacccccatcaGCTCAGCCACTCCCAGcgggtttttttgagggttttttgtggctttttgaAGGTGGTGTTGCTCCTGTGGGACCCCGGGGAGGTTTAGGGGTCTGGGGGTCACGGGACCCTCTTGGGATGAGGAGGTGCCACCCCCTTACTCCCCCATAAGAGCTGGTACCTCCCACTCTGTGTTCTCCTCCCCCCGCTCACCAGGTGGTACTTCCCCCCCCATTTCTGGGGGTCCCCcctgattttgggggtcccgaCCCTCCCACCTCTAGGGTTTCTTTGCCATTTCCCCCCCTTCCTGTTTCCAGGGGTTCTTGCTCCcccttttttggggttttccccctttttttgtgggtgtacccccccccccccagtctcAGGGGTCTTCCTGCACTTTCTCCCCCCCATTTATAGGGGtgacccctcccctcccttcccctctcacCCCATCCTGAAAACCAAATCACCCCAAAGCTCCCCCTttgatcccccaaacccccccgtGTGCCCCCCAGCTCCCGGACAAGCTCATTCCCAGCCTGGTCAAGTATTATTACTCCTGGAAGAAAACCCGGTCCCGCACCAGCGTCATGGACCGCCAGGCCCGGCGCCTGCTGGGCCGCCGGGACCGCGACGACAGGTACGGGACTCCCCgaaatcccaccctgagccccccaaaaacccccaaaatctcccGGCTCACCTCTGGTCCTGCAGCAACGACGAGACCGACGAGCAGCGACCCAACGCCGATGGGGACGTGGAGCCTGTGGACCCCAAAAAAGAGGTTTGGGGGCACAGGGGGGGATCTGAGGGGGGGGTGTTATCGAGGGTGGGGTGAGCTGTGAAGAGAAACAAGAggggagatgggaaaaaaatgccctAAGTATGGGGCCAGACCCCCAAAAAGGGAGGTGAATCCCTAAAGATAAGGAGGGAGGAACTGGGATGCAGGAGAGGGGGAACTCTAAAGGTGGTGTGAgacccccaaaatttgggggaatcTTTGGGAATGGGGGTAACCCCTGAAAACAGCGAGGAAGagcttggggggggggggcgcggggggggggaagatcccaaaaattggggaaaaaccccaaaaatgggaggGGCGGGGAagcaggggctggggtgggatgTACCAATCTCTGGGTGGGGGGGGCGGTTCAGGGGGTTTCCCCAGCCGTAACCAACTCAACCAATTAACGAGCGGAACCAATTAACTGATGAATTAATGACAGCCGTGCTGCCCCAAGGCGGGGCCGCGCCCCAAGGCGGAGCCGCAGTACCGGCACCACCCCCCGGCCCGGCAGcggcgccgcccgccccgcgggATGCGCCTGAGCCGCGAGGACGTGGCCGAGGTGACGGCAAACCCCGACCTGGGGGCGCGGGCCCTGCGCCAGCTCGACTGCCAGCTGGTGGCCCTGAAACGCCAGGTGAGCACCCGGtgccccccgggacccccaccCGGCTTAGGGCCTGGGGTGACCCCCGTGTGCCCCCTCCGCAATCCCTGCAGGTGCAGCGCATCAAGCAGATCAACAGTGGCCTCAGGCAGGCTCTGGACGGGGGCCTGGACGGGCTGCGGCCGCCTGAGGTGGGTGCTGGTGTCCCCACAACGTCCCCACAACGTCCCCACaatgtccccagggtgtccccacagcagcacccagctgtgTCCCTCCGTCCCCCAAAACCACCTCCAATCCcccccccagggcagcagcaagTTCAGCTCCCGCTGGACGACAGACgagcagctgctggtggtgcaggGTGAGTGTCCCCCCACCTCGTTAGTTAATTAACCTCGTTAGTTAATTAACCTCGTTAagccccgtgtccccgtgtccccagccctgcgcCGCTACGGCCGCGATTTCCCGGCGGTGGCGGCCGTGCTGGGGAACAAAACGGCGGCGCAGGTTCGGAGCTTCGTGCTGGGCCCCCGGCGCCGCCTCGGCCTCGAGCGGCTCCTGCAGGAGCGCCAGGGCCAGGGGGAGCCCCCGGGGGAGCGCCCCGAGCctggtgaggatgaggaggtgAGGAAGGGCTGGCTTGGGGAATGGGGGCGGgtctgagctggcagctggtcccagggctgctctgggcacttGGACTGGTCCCAGACCCACACCAGGGccagtccccatccctgcccacaCAATGATCCTGTcccaatcaatcaatcaatcaatcaatcacaCCCCAATCAATCAGTGACCATGCCCCACCCACGCCACAGCCTGGCCCCAGCCCACTGTGCCCCTCCCCCTTCTCACACCCAAACTGGCCCTGGACTCGCCCacaccccaaaactgcccagCCCCACCCAAACTGTGCCCCACCCATCCCAGCTCCACCCACCACAGCCCCACCCTGGCCCCACCCAACCCCTGCCCCACCCATCCccacctctctctctctccccacagGTGCAGATCATGGGTGTgtcccgcccggccccgccccccaGTGCAGCCTCACGCCCACCGGCCCCACCCCCACTGCTGCgtccggccccgcccccggccccgccccccgcgcTGCCGCGGCCACCGCCCCCCCTCCAGCCTGGCCGGGCCCCGCCCCCGCTGCTCCGTCCTGGTCACGCCCCTTCCGCCAGGCCACGCCCCCCGGCCGCCGGCCACGCCCCACCCC contains:
- the RCOR2 gene encoding REST corepressor 2, with product MPSVMEKPSGILSRSRAKAGGGAGPPHSEDEASEDEHAHDSMIRVGADYQAVIPDCKPESPARYSNKELKGMLVWAPNHCVSDAKLDRYIAMAKDKHGYNIEQALGMLLWHKHDVEKSLADLANFTPFPDEWTVEDKVLFEQAFSFHGKSFARIQQMLPDKLIPSLVKYYYSWKKTRSRTSVMDRQARRLLGRRDRDDSNDETDEQRPNADGDVEPVDPKKEAGPRPKAEPQYRHHPPARQRRRPPRGMRLSREDVAEVTANPDLGARALRQLDCQLVALKRQVQRIKQINSGLRQALDGGLDGLRPPEGSSKFSSRWTTDEQLLVVQALRRYGRDFPAVAAVLGNKTAAQVRSFVLGPRRRLGLERLLQERQGQGEPPGERPEPGEDEEVQIMGVSRPAPPPSAASRPPAPPPLLRPAPPPAPPPALPRPPPPLQPGRAPPPLLRPGHAPSARPRPPAAGHAPPR